The Trichomycterus rosablanca isolate fTriRos1 chromosome 6, fTriRos1.hap1, whole genome shotgun sequence DNA segment ACATTACTTTGGGCAGGTGATGAGGCACCAACATGACCACATTGAAGCCAGTGGTATGACAGGATTTATGGAGAaccaagaataagctggattGACGACATTACAATGTGgattgctgctctaaattgcccccggaTTTAAGTAAATGAGTAAAGTGGGTGTTGCCCTGTGTCAGGTCAAGtcaagtttgtttattaggattttagtatCTACAAATTGTGCTGTTTTGCatagtatttacatttacattacattttcagcatgtagcagatgcctttatccaaagcgacttacagttcagttacagtatacaatctgagcaattgagggtcaagggccttgctcaagggcccaacagcagcaacctggcagtggtgaggcttgaaccagcaaccttttgattactagtccagtaccctaaccactgggctacagcttgccctaacatgattttaacgtcatgttttacactttcggttacattcatgacagaaacggtagttctctcagtgatttatcagttcacaaggttatatcaaacacagtcatggacaatttagtgtctccaattcacctcactgtcatgtctttggactgtgggaggaaaccggagcacccagaggaaacccatgcggacacggggagaacatgcaagctccacacagaaaggacccggaccgccccatctggggatcaaacccaggatcatGTTGCTGTGagttgacagtgctactcacttagccaccatgccgcctggtcaagtcaagtcaaagtgctttttacaatagatgtTGTGATGAAATGGCACCAGACCCAGttcgaccctgatcagaatgaaatagtttgtaaatgaattaataaatacttaggataaaaatattaatttatgaGGACACTTGCTAAGTGAATCTGTAATAAAAAATCCCACCCAATTCAACCCCTCCCTCCAAAGTGTTTTGCcgcattaaattttttttttattatgtttacactTAACAATTTAAGCATCTCTAAACTAACACACTGAGCTTGCAGGTTAATGACAGCATGAAACAAAGCAGATGAGCAAATAACTAACATGTTACATACAATAGATCTAAATGCTAGAGAGTAAATTAGTTTTATGTAGGTACCTATCAAACCATGCTGTCATTTCTAAGGAATGAGAAAAGCTGAGCTACACTCTGATGCAACTCTAATACTAATTAAAACCATATGGTGAACTCTACTGCAAACATTAAATAACAGATCCAgaacccccacccccccatcTGCATACAGGCACATGGTTTTGTGCTGTACAGCTGTACAGCTGTAGAAACTAGGTGTCACCCTGTTGTCATATAGATTAATGTAAGAACTAAGAGAGGGGACAGAAGGGAGGAGTAACTGACTGGCTGATACACAAAATAAGGCTCTGTTGGGGTTTGTGTTTATACAAGGAGGGATATTAGAGGAGGGGAAGGAAGGAAACATCCAGTTAAAGGGAGGACTCGACCCAAGCTGAACAGCTACAGTAAAATTTTGGATTCACTAACCAGCTGAAAGCCCTGAACATGTCTCAGGTACGTATTATGCTCAAAAACATCTTAGAGTTACAAATTTTCTTTGAGCTCTGAAGGAGTGCTAAACTTCAGTATTTTTTCTTTGCAGCAGGAAGGAGAGGAGGAGAAGACAAAAAGGCCAGAGGTAAGAGATGAAGACCTGGTTGAAGCGAAAGACAAGCTGGCATTCGGGACAACAGTAAAGAGTAAAACTTTTGAGGTGATGGAGGAATGTGGTGAGTAGGGTATGACTGCAGTAGCACAAactttgtgtctctgtgtgtgtatttttaaaactaGCTTGTAAATCATGTGAAAAATTTAGAGAGGGGAGGTTTGTGATGGGATCTAAAATATGCCTGGCTTGTCCTGGGTTTTGCGGATGTTTCCACTCCATATAAAGTAATAGATGGTATCTAGActggaacacaaacacaccctaGGGAGTaggaaatgttttatttagaaaGTTATCCAAGTGACAGAACACTGGTTAGAAATAAATTTACAGTGAGGGGGTAAACAAGTATTTAGGCtcttttgttttgattattattgttaatgacATGTTTAACAGCCGACTGTGGTACCGTTCTATAAGTTCGTGTTGCCTGATCTTTTGTGACTGAGCTTCCTTtctttagggacagtggtagcctagtgggtagagctttgggctctaCCCAAACCAGAAGATTGGccgttcaaatccaggctctgctatgcagccactgttgggtccttgagcaaggcccttaaccctgtcagctccaggggcgccgtacgttccaaacaagctgggatatgcgaagaaagaattttattgtactgtacaactgtatatgtatatatgacaaataaaatatatcttCTTCATATATtccaggtggcacggtggctaagtgggtagcactgtcacctcacagcaagcaggtcctgggttcgatccccaggtggggtggtctgggtcatttctgtgtggagtttgcaagttctcccggtgtctgcatgggtttactctgggtgctccagttttctcccacagtccaaatccatgcaagtgaggtgaattggagattctaaattgtccatgactgtgtttgatataaccttgtgtgaactgatgaatcttgtgtaatgagtaactaccgtccccgtcatgaatgtaaccaaaagtgtaaaacatgacgttaaaatcctaataaacaaacaaatcttcATATATTCCTGGTTGCTGGCTAAATAGCCAAATGTATCAAATCGGGGGTGTCCAGATAATTTGTGAAATCAGTTGCAGCTCCAGCTTGTTTGTGAAAACCAGCAGCCACAGCAAATAactaatgtttcttttttttttttgcagaacgTGCAGGAAAAGTGGCTCCATCAGTTTTCAGTAAAGCTCGTTCAGGAGGAGAGACGGTCTTCAACAAACCCTCCAGGAAGAAATAATTGAAAATGTGGTGGAACATTTCTATACTTTATAACATGCAGGAAATAATTGGTGCATAATTGGCACAATAGCACTCAGATTAGAGACTCAAAACTGATATAATGTGTTAAACTAGAGATCATGTTGTAGCTGTGTATACTAAATGTgcaacaaaatacacaaaataaaaagaaatacgTTTATTTCAATTCTTaactatttttttctgaataacAGTTTTGTTAAACTGTTTTGaaaaacagttttctgaagccAACAGTTTTGTTAAAAATCTCCTACAAACGACAAAAAAACCCAACAACTGACAAACGATAAATCCAGCAGAAGCATAGAACAACTGaatgagaacacaggaacaCCAGTGGGTTGCAAGGACAATACTAATCAGATTTTTATCTAGCATTTCCACTTCATATTACTGTGTCAGTAGATCACAGTCTGTGTACTGTGGTGTGGTTGAGATGTGATTTTATCCTGAAAAGTTCAATAGCAGGTACAGTGCTGCAGTTACTGCATGAACTTGGTGTGCTGGTCCTGTAGGATCTTTGCAGAAGACTTGGCGTCGTAGAAAAGCTCATTAATTTCTTCCACCTGCTCTCTCTCTACTACTTCTTTCCCCTGCACTCGTGCCAACAGATTGGCAGGAGTCAAGAGCTGCACTGCATACCTGTGCAAACAAATGATGCAGAGACTTGATTACTTATTTTAGCATTTAAGTTTCTGTACATTAAATAAGAAAGTGAGCTTTGTAAAGACATTAGGCCAGTACTGGAAATCTGCTAATGCTGGTttcatttattacacacacaaataaacaagaaataaaaatgatccTCTTTAACAATTGTAGCAGATTAAGAATTTCTAAGAAAAAACTGCATCTGTAAATGTTGTCTATGCTGTAATTAGAAATAACTAATGaaacaatacataaataaatggaataCAGCTGTATGTTTTGTAGGTTTGGCGGGGTTTGGGTTACCTGAGTGTAGTCTTGGTGCCGATTTCTCCTAGGTGTGTTAAAGCCTCCTCACTAATGTTGATGCCCTCCGTCAGTGCTCGAATCTTAATGATCTACAAAGAGACACAGGAAATGTAGCACTAGTACGTatataaatcacatttttactttaatcttTACTATTCTGTTGATTTATGCACTTACCTGTTTCATTTCCTGAGGAGTATACAGCATGGTTCTGATGATCATAACTCGATCCAGTAGATCAAGTGGAATTCCATGAGGAGAACTAATATCCTCTGTCCCTCTGACAAACAAGGCAATTAGAACAATTCACTTaatttattaactttattacCATATTATGTTTCATGACTATAATTACAGTTATAGCTACTCTGTTTTAATAtactttatacaacagttagttccgaccaaGCAGGAATCAGAGAAGTGCTGTTATACCGAATTTACTTTACTATATGTATCACTCCGCTTTACGGCTGTAAAAGTCGCATTAACGGTCGTTACAACTTAGATAGCACGGCAATGACGAACACATTTCCATAATAACTTTTAATTTAAAGTATGAATGCTCGTCAGGAGACGATGGAGTACAGAAAAGAATCCTAAAAAGTTACTGCATAATGTCCAAGGAGGGCAGGAAACAATGGAGCAACGAACTGTTTTGACTA contains these protein-coding regions:
- the mustn1a gene encoding musculoskeletal embryonic nuclear protein 1a isoform X2 gives rise to the protein MSQEGEEEKTKRPEVRDEDLVEAKDKLAFGTTVKSKTFEVMEECERAGKVAPSVFSKARSGGETVFNKPSRKK
- the mustn1a gene encoding musculoskeletal embryonic nuclear protein 1a isoform X1; its protein translation is MSQQEGEEEKTKRPEVRDEDLVEAKDKLAFGTTVKSKTFEVMEECERAGKVAPSVFSKARSGGETVFNKPSRKK